In the genome of Gadus morhua chromosome 12, gadMor3.0, whole genome shotgun sequence, one region contains:
- the tjp3 gene encoding tight junction protein ZO-3 isoform X1: MNLAQRRKLMKHFGSLPPEPAPPLMAVPKPGMEELMIWEQHTITLNKDPKMGFGFAISGGRDKPSPESGDTAIVVSDVLPNGPAMGRLFTKDNIVMVNGVSMENVFSNFTIQNLRSCGQTANVTVRRPRKIQLPASTRPTRAVSHSNLLDSDALTRRPRRYSDGSDKGRSRQRARSNTPDRNGHSNTLPLMNTSYKRLPNNEVAEKPIKATLLKKKLNDEYGLKLGSQIFIKHMTDTGLAAKEGTLQEGDLILKINGMTTENLSLLETKHLVEKSRGRLTMTVLRDSRKFLVSIPEVVDSAPNSEEDRRHDSSSELEDISDLDMDMPSPKERVSRHPTRERTARRTRTQVLPPAKSRDSSPIRSTLSRPAARPPSSRRALSESESDHSPSPPPPTRRGDTIDTRDKYKSLSGLSMLPDPRSSPMAQKWAPPRTTSAASKPRKPVSESDSDQSVSPPRLRQESPRPNSRYKVLPDMPLPVMRASPINVRQEPLRRVSSPVRAPPPDSESESDESTNYPARQGTHYNQDSRDKYRVLPELASAVALKAAPKLAPKPRSWSPPTASAFPTTLQKPASDSESDVSYSSVPQRRGSSESGGSHMLQERYRVLPETQSAPLRHTASKTSAASRPTQDDSSGSDQLRHLRRSGSSEPGSHHGPRPSKSGTSKSGVSGKNKPVSSKPVEEPLYSLPPDSYPTPNVGYSSDLHTVSFIKDGSIGLRLVGGNDVGIFVGGVQPSSPAQEQGMREGDQIMQVNKVDFNHFTREEAANYLLHIKHGEPVEICTQNKMHLYKKILKSSLGDNFYVRTHFDHEADTPVGLSFTRGEVFRVVDTMHRGKLGNWLAIRMGNDLHELDKGTIPHQAKAETLAVMEQAQRASGERQASGPRAEFWKLRGLRGAKKNVRRNRDDLLQLTIQGKFPAYEKVLLREANFKRPIVILGPLNDIAMEKLAKEMPDEYEVAEMVPRSGGGDSASTVIKLDTVRAIAEKDKHPLLDITPTAVERLNYIQYHPMVLFLDPHSRKDIKAMRLKYSPNSNKSSRRLYTQSLKIRKHCSHLFSARVDLQPSSNVWYDILKDKIRHQQAKPVWVSEVTLESGAEQDLDTLDQSHSDYLSAASDLEDTDGEPFTDGEIYTDNEDLDEAFPGQGAAAAAAAKIQRGRGTTSALARSSEPAHESLSDLEPVPEAETYSLREVPPLMHVPEPRHVHHEDEEEEDDRSSPRRAESTSPQDNHSHRSWSGSDASDAEPAGRGTPAVSEGPPDFVAPDPTGRGAGPMEDEGRESEPERESPPPASLSLIEEKLQQARLAEPQEKKSSPAFIVLAHHQALQYRRTQIRGSDSSNEEEEADDVEWGPATEL; this comes from the exons AAACCAGGCATGGAAGAGTTGATGATATGGGAGCAGCACACCATCACACTGAACAAA GACCCCAAGATGGGGTTTGGCTTCGCCATCTCCGGCGGCCGGGACAAGCCCAGCCCAGAGTCCGGGGACACGGCCATCGTGGTGTCTGACGTGCTGCCCAACGGACCGGCCATGGGCAGGCTGTT CACCAAAGACAACATCGTCATGGTCAACGGGGTTTCCATGGAAAATGTCTTCTCCAACTTCACTATCCAGAACCTCAGGTCATGTGGACAGACGGCCAACGTG acGGTGAGGCGTCCCCGTAAGATCCAGCTGCCTGCGAGCACGCGGCCGACGCGCGCCGTCTCCCACTCCAACCTGCTGGACAGCGACGCCCTGACGCGCCGGCCCCGGCGCTACTCGGACGGCAGCGACAAGGGGCGCAGCCGGCAGCGCGCCCGCAGCAACACGCCCGACCGCAACGGCCACAGCAACACGCTGCCGCTCATGAACACCAGCTACAAGCGACTGCCCAACAACGAGGTGGCGGAGAAGCCCATCAAGGCCACGCTGCTGAAGAAGAAGCTCAACGACG AGTACGGATTGAAGCTGGGAAGCCAGATCTTCATCAAGCACATGACCGACACGGGCTTGGCTGCCAAGGAGGGCACCTTGCAGGAAGGAGATCTCATCCTCAAG ATCAACGGCATGACCACAGAGAACCTGTCCCTGCTGGAGACCAAGCACCTGGTGGAGAAGAGCCGGGGCCGGCTCACCATGACGGTGCTCAGAGACAGCCGCAAGTTCCTGGTCAGCATCCCCGAGGTGGTGGACAGCGCCCCCAACAGCGAGGAGGACCGTCGCCACGACAGCAGCTCCGAGCTGGAGG ACATTTCGGACCTTGACATGGACATGCCTTCTCCGAAAGAAAGAGTTTCCCGGCATCCAACGAGAGAAAGAACAGCACGaag AACACGAACCCAAGTCCTGCCTCCAGCCAAGTCCCGAGACTCCTCCCCCATACGCTCCACCCTCAGCAGGCCTGCAGCCCGGCCCCCCTCCTCTCGCAGAG cCCTGAGTGAGTCTGAGTCGGACCAcagtccctcccctccacctcccacccGGAGAGGAGACACCATCGATACAAGGGATAAATACAA gagtCTCTCCGGTCTGTCCATGCTGCCCGACCCTCGCTCCTCCCCCATGGCCCAGAAGTGGGCCCCCCCCCGCACCACCTCGGCCGCCTCCAAGCCCCGCAAGCCCGTCTCCGAGTCGGACTCGGACCAGAGCGTTTCCCCTCCCCGCCTGCGGCAGGAGAGCCCCCGGCCCAACTCCAGATACAA gGTTCTCCCGGACATGCCCCTCCCCGTGATGAGGGCGTCCCCCATCAATGTTCGCCAGGAGCCCCTACGCCGTGTCAGCTCCCCGGTCAGAGCACCACCCCCAG acTCTGAGTCCGAGTCAGACGAAAGCACTAACTACCCGGCGAGGCAGGGCACACACTACAACCAGGACTCGCGGGATAAATACAG AGTCCTCCCAGAGCTAGCCAGCGCGGTGGCCCTGAAGGCGGCCCCGAAGCTGGCCCCTAAGCCCCGCTCCTGGTCCCCGCCCACCGCCAGTGCCTTCCCCACCACGCTacaaaaac CCGCGTCGGACTCTGAGTCGGACGTGAGCTACAGCTCGGTGCCCCAGAGGAGGGGGTCCTCCGAAAGTGGGGGGTCACACATGCTCCAGGAGCGCTACAG ggTGTTACCGGAGACACAGTCGGCCCCGCTGAGACACACGGCCTCTAAAACCTCAGCAGCAAGCAGACCCACTCAGGACG ATTCCTCCGGGTCCGACCAACTCCGCCACCTCCGGAGGTCTGGCAGTTCGGAGCCAGGGAGCCATCACGG ACCCCGTCCGTCTAAAAGCGGCACTTCTAAGTCTGGGGTTTCAGGAAAGAACAAGCCTGTCTCCT CCAAGCCAGTGGAAGAACCCCTCTACTCCTTGCCCCCAGATTCCTATCCGACACCCAACGTAGG GTATAGCTCCGACCTGCACACAGTGTCCTTCATCAAAGACGGCAGCATCGGTCTGAGGCTGGTGGGAGGCAACGACGTCGGCATCTTTGTGGGCGGAGTCCAGCCGAGTAGCCCCGCCCAGGAACAGGGGATGCGGGAGGGGGACCAGATCATGCAG GTGAATAAGGTGGACTTCAACCACTTCACCAGGGAGGAAGCCGCCAACTACCTGCTCCACATCAAACACGGGGAGCCGGTGGAGATCTGCACGCAGAACAAGATGCACC TCTACAAGAAGATCCTCAAGTCCAGCCTGGGCGACAACTTCTACGTGCGGACCCATTTTGACCACGAGGCGGACACCCCCGTGGGGCTGTCCTTCACCCGGGGGGAGGTGTTCAGGGTGGTGGACACCATGCACCGCGGCAAGCTGGGCAACTGGCTGGCCATCCGCATGGGGAACGACCTGCATGAGCTGGACAAAGGAACCATCCCCCACCAGGCCAA GGCCGAGACGCTGGCCGTCATGGAGCAGGCCCAGCGGGCCAGCGGGGAACGGCAGGCCTCTGGGCCCAGGGCCGAGTTCTGGAAGCTGAGGGGACTCCGAGGGGCCAAAAAGAACGTCCGCAGAAATCGGGACGACCTTCTGCAACTTACCATCCAGGGCAAATTCCCTGCTTATGAGAAAGTGCTTCTCAGAGAAG CTAATTTCAAGCGACCAATCGTCATCCTGGGTCCTCTCAATGATATCGCCATGGAAAAGCTGGCTAAAGAAATGCCTGATGAATACGAAGTGGCAG AGATGGTTCCCCGTAGCGGTGGTGGTGACAGTGCCTCAACGGTCATTAAACTGGACACCGTCAGGGCGATCGCTGAGAAG GACAagcaccccctgctggacaTCACGCCCACTGCAGTGGAGAGGCTGAACTACATCCAGTACCACCCCATGGTGCTCTTCCTGGACCCTCACAGCCGCAAGGACATCAAGGCAATGAGGCTGAAGTACAGCCCCAACTCCAACAAGAGTTCCAGACGCCTGTACACCCAGTCCCTTAAGATTAGGAAGCACTGTAGCCATCTGTTCTCAG CACGCGTTGACCTGCAGCCGAGCTCCAACGTTTGGTATGATATCCTTAAAGACAAGATCCGTCACCAGCAGGCTAAACCAGTCTGGGTGTCTGAGGTTACG CTGGAGAGCGGCGCGGAGCAGGACCTGGACACGCTGGACCAGAGCCACTCGGACTACCTGAGCGCCGCCAGCGACCTGGAGGACACCGACGGCGAGCCCTTCACCGACGGCGAGATCTACACGGACAACGAGGACCTGGACGAGGCCTTCCCCGGCCagggggccgccgccgccgccgccgccaagaTCCAGCGCGGCCGCGGCACCACCAGCGCCCTGGCACGCTCCTCAGAACCCGCCCACGAGTCCCTCTCGGACCTGGAGCCCGTCCCCGAAGCCGAGACCTACTCGCTCCGGGAGGTGCCGCCGCTGATGCACGTGCCGGAGCCCCGGCACGTGCACcatgaggacgaggaggaggaggacgaccgTAGCTCCCCGCGGCGCGCCGAGAGCACCAGCCCCCAGGACAACCACTCCCACCGCAGCTGGTCCGGCTCGGACGCCAGCGACGCGGAGCCGGCGGGCCGCGGGACGCCGGCAGTGTCGGAGGGACCCCCGGACTTTGTGGCCCCTGATCCCACGGGGCGGGGCGCCGGGCCGATGGAGgacgaggggagggagagcgagccgGAGAGGGAGAGCCCCCCGCCTGCCTCGCTGTCACTCATCGAGGAGAAGCTGCAGCAG GCTCGCCTGGCTGAGCCACAGGAGAAGAAGTCTTCGCCCGCCTTCATCGT GCTGGCTCATCACCAGGCGCTCCAATATCGGCGCACGCAGATCCGAGGCAGCGACAGCTcgaatgaagaggaggaggccgaTGACGTCGAGTGGGGGCCTGCGACCGAACTCTAA